One region of Paenibacillus polymyxa M1 genomic DNA includes:
- a CDS encoding non-ribosomal peptide synthetase, translated as MILNMLHGMLADYPREKTIHQLFEEQVERTPDHVAVVFGDKHLTYADLNKQANQLAHVLRAKGVDKDEPVGIMVDCSLEMIIGIFGILKAGGAYVPIDPQYPKERIRYMLTDSGATLLLTRLPIHNPLELDSLVLDLMDKRNYGKETGNLTSIQGSDTLACIMYTSGSTGEPKGTLTMHYNITRVVKKPNYIHFSTKDRILQVSSFSFDGATFGIYGALLNGGTLVLSTQDQSMNARELSNILRTQQITKCFVTTALFNALVDIDPGCFATIETLLFGGEKVSVSHVRKAFAVLGPGRLIHVYGPTESTVFATYYPVDHLDENANTVPIGKPISNTKIYVLDSKLCPLPQGVAGELYITGDGLVKGYLNRPELTAERFIQSSRVPGGRLYRTGDWVQEQADGNIEYISRIDGQVKIRGYRIEPGEIESHLLKINDIQEAAVIARENEDGQKQLEAYFTATTKLTTDEIKFALSIKLPNYMIPSFFTQLEQMPLTLNGKLDRKALLALQGNMHAGAEYVPPEPGLETKLMDIWQDVLGLQQISVLDSFVDLGGHSIHALTLMSRMEWAGYHVTLADIYHYKTIRALADYLRSTQNSVIGSQQQQGIIKTRHQLMSWLHQETDGVFEWVKYQVRDFIHEVRDIQVLYSDMVADVNHILRIMDGKVAPELLPHYIVPLHLRAEMADQYWTMDEEEFFQRLGLKSMNSDPVESLRKQLEDDYLKKDQFLKRGEVAQEYPLSGIQQMQISFQTPPSLGVFRLDECVHYNFLNQAYNHFVQSQGLLRSVPTQRDGWTYWREYVLPSDNVPRLNIIDVSAYNPCGPLMEMINDYVTNTRFAGEQMLFHMFVLKRNLREHYVITIYHHAICDRVTSEVAERQLIASYRSLLQNRSLPTDEVKPYVEYVRQIQSGPKGITEPELISSFNLEAFQKSKQYIFQAPKLRTSTEAYLFNVCIPAANPSLELALYVYTRGLQTYLGMDKLPLLFLYDGRRYDEEAYYNTTGEFIDFVPMLLDLKQNPDEMMQSVRSRLDLLKDHTINFMHLLTSPDYKDKWKRTRTLAQLGKQYEQLDLFMFNYLGNSTKAGSKYSNYYDDTVIKQPNPLPIHSLFNCIASSYTDGLIFSIRCSYEIEVEEVRAAFYQAAGIASRIGEVQ; from the coding sequence ATGATCTTAAACATGTTACACGGTATGTTAGCGGATTACCCGCGGGAGAAAACGATTCATCAATTGTTTGAGGAGCAGGTTGAGCGTACACCAGACCACGTAGCGGTTGTATTTGGGGACAAGCACTTGACGTATGCCGATCTGAACAAACAGGCCAATCAGCTTGCGCATGTTTTGCGAGCCAAAGGTGTAGATAAAGACGAGCCCGTCGGGATCATGGTTGACTGCTCGTTGGAGATGATTATCGGGATTTTCGGAATTTTAAAAGCCGGGGGAGCCTATGTGCCGATTGATCCGCAATATCCCAAGGAACGTATACGCTATATGCTGACGGATTCCGGCGCAACCCTCCTGCTGACCCGGCTTCCAATCCACAACCCATTGGAGCTCGATAGTCTTGTACTGGATTTGATGGACAAGCGGAATTATGGAAAAGAAACAGGGAATCTCACATCTATTCAAGGTTCCGATACGCTAGCATGCATTATGTATACGTCCGGTTCTACGGGCGAACCTAAGGGAACCTTAACGATGCACTACAACATTACACGTGTTGTTAAAAAGCCAAATTACATCCATTTCTCGACAAAAGATCGGATATTGCAAGTGTCCAGTTTTTCGTTTGATGGTGCTACATTTGGTATTTATGGGGCTTTGCTTAATGGGGGCACTCTTGTTTTGAGTACACAGGATCAATCTATGAATGCACGGGAGCTATCAAATATACTACGTACACAACAGATTACAAAATGCTTTGTCACGACGGCTCTTTTTAATGCATTGGTGGATATTGATCCCGGCTGCTTTGCAACCATTGAAACCTTGCTATTCGGTGGTGAGAAGGTGTCGGTCAGCCATGTGCGTAAAGCGTTCGCTGTTCTGGGTCCCGGCCGTTTAATTCATGTCTATGGGCCGACGGAGAGCACGGTATTTGCTACGTATTACCCGGTTGATCATTTGGACGAAAATGCGAATACTGTGCCGATCGGCAAACCAATTAGCAACACGAAGATTTATGTCCTGGATTCGAAGCTGTGTCCTCTGCCGCAGGGAGTTGCAGGCGAATTGTACATCACTGGCGATGGATTAGTTAAAGGTTATTTGAATCGTCCAGAGCTGACAGCAGAGCGGTTTATTCAGTCTTCACGGGTACCTGGAGGCAGGTTGTATCGTACCGGAGATTGGGTACAAGAGCAAGCGGACGGAAACATCGAATATATTAGCCGGATCGACGGTCAAGTGAAAATACGGGGGTACCGAATTGAGCCAGGAGAAATAGAGTCGCATCTATTAAAAATAAATGATATACAAGAAGCGGCTGTTATTGCCCGCGAAAATGAGGACGGACAGAAGCAACTGGAAGCGTACTTTACAGCGACCACAAAACTGACAACAGATGAAATTAAATTTGCTCTCTCTATAAAACTGCCGAATTACATGATTCCCTCTTTTTTTACTCAATTAGAGCAGATGCCACTGACACTGAATGGTAAGCTGGATCGCAAGGCACTATTGGCCCTTCAAGGAAATATGCATGCTGGAGCAGAATATGTCCCTCCTGAGCCGGGACTGGAGACGAAGCTGATGGATATATGGCAGGATGTATTGGGACTGCAGCAGATCAGTGTTTTAGATAGCTTTGTCGACCTCGGTGGACATTCTATTCATGCGCTTACATTAATGTCAAGGATGGAGTGGGCAGGATATCACGTCACTTTAGCAGACATTTATCACTATAAAACGATTCGGGCCCTCGCTGATTACCTTCGTTCAACACAGAATAGTGTTATCGGGTCCCAACAGCAGCAGGGCATCATTAAAACAAGACATCAGCTGATGTCTTGGCTTCACCAAGAAACGGATGGTGTTTTTGAGTGGGTGAAATACCAAGTAAGGGATTTTATTCACGAAGTTAGAGATATTCAGGTGCTTTACTCCGACATGGTGGCTGACGTTAACCATATCTTGCGGATTATGGACGGAAAAGTAGCTCCAGAGCTACTGCCACACTATATTGTACCACTGCATCTAAGAGCTGAAATGGCTGATCAATACTGGACGATGGATGAAGAGGAATTTTTCCAGCGTCTAGGCTTAAAGAGCATGAATTCGGATCCAGTGGAAAGTTTACGCAAGCAATTGGAAGATGATTATTTGAAAAAAGATCAGTTTCTTAAAAGAGGAGAAGTGGCACAAGAATATCCACTAAGTGGAATTCAACAAATGCAAATTTCGTTTCAAACACCACCAAGTTTAGGTGTATTTAGGCTGGATGAGTGTGTACATTATAATTTTTTGAATCAGGCCTACAATCATTTTGTCCAAAGTCAAGGATTACTGAGGAGTGTTCCGACCCAAAGAGATGGATGGACTTATTGGAGGGAATACGTACTGCCTAGTGATAATGTGCCAAGACTTAACATTATTGATGTGTCAGCTTACAATCCATGTGGCCCCCTCATGGAAATGATAAATGATTATGTTACAAATACCCGATTCGCCGGAGAGCAAATGTTATTCCACATGTTTGTGCTGAAACGGAACCTGCGTGAACATTATGTCATTACTATTTATCATCATGCGATATGCGACCGGGTGACCTCGGAAGTAGCTGAGCGACAGCTGATTGCTAGCTACAGGAGTCTACTTCAAAATCGCTCCCTTCCTACGGATGAAGTGAAGCCCTATGTGGAGTATGTTAGACAAATCCAAAGTGGACCAAAAGGAATCACGGAACCAGAATTAATATCATCTTTTAATTTGGAAGCGTTCCAAAAAAGCAAGCAATACATCTTCCAAGCCCCGAAGCTTCGAACGAGCACAGAAGCCTACCTGTTTAACGTATGCATTCCCGCTGCAAATCCTTCTTTAGAGCTGGCGCTTTATGTCTATACAAGGGGCCTGCAAACATATTTAGGTATGGATAAGCTGCCATTGTTATTTTTATATGATGGAAGAAGATACGACGAGGAAGCTTATTATAACACGACCGGTGAATTTATTGATTTTGTGCCTATGCTGTTGGATCTGAAGCAAAATCCAGATGAAATGATGCAGTCTGTCAGAAGCAGACTGGATTTATTAAAAGACCATACGATCAATTTTATGCATCTTCTTACAAGCCCTGATTACAAAGACAAGTGGAAGCGGACCAGAACACTTGCACAGTTGGGGAAGCAGTATGAGCAACTAGATTTATTCATGTTTAACTATTTAGGAAACAGCACAAAGGCAGGCTCAAAATACAGCAATTATTATGATGATACCGTTATAAAGCAACCGAATCCACTGCCGATCCATTCACTGTTCAATTGCATTGCTTCTTCCTACACGGATGGTCTTATCTTTTCTATACGATGCAGTTACGAGATAGAAGTAGAGGAAGTCAGGGCTGCTTTTTATCAAGCTGCTGGTATAGCATCCCGGATAGGGGAGGTACAATAA
- the glsA gene encoding glutaminase A — protein sequence MTSEWQRLQTKLPEWVEQSRHEYIHGKVAAYIPELSKAPADALGIVVMNGAGETVVAGDTEIQFTMQSISKVFTLILALMDNGEDVVFSKVGMEPTGDRFNSMLKLELVEPGIPFNPLINAGAIAVSSLIRGNSPEERFARVLQFFRLLTHNDTLEYDQDVYDSESATGHLNRSLAYFLMEKGILRGHVEDVLDVYFRHCAVKLNCTDLARMGLILAYNGRDPVTGIPLIPRRYVQIAKTFMTTCGMYDASGEFAIQVGLPAKSGVSGSIMTMVPGRYGIGLVGPSLNRMGNSTAGVHLLETMSRDLDWSLF from the coding sequence ATGACATCGGAGTGGCAGAGATTACAGACCAAACTGCCGGAATGGGTAGAACAAAGCCGTCATGAGTATATTCATGGCAAGGTAGCAGCATATATTCCCGAACTGTCCAAAGCCCCGGCCGACGCGCTGGGTATTGTGGTAATGAACGGTGCGGGTGAGACCGTGGTAGCCGGAGATACGGAAATACAATTTACGATGCAGAGCATCTCAAAGGTATTTACGCTCATTCTGGCCTTGATGGATAATGGAGAGGACGTTGTCTTCTCTAAGGTGGGGATGGAGCCTACCGGGGACCGTTTTAATTCCATGCTAAAGCTAGAACTGGTTGAGCCGGGGATACCGTTTAATCCACTGATTAACGCTGGAGCAATTGCTGTCTCCTCTCTGATTCGCGGAAACAGTCCAGAAGAGAGATTTGCCCGTGTCCTTCAATTTTTCCGTCTGCTTACTCATAATGACACATTGGAATATGATCAGGATGTCTACGATTCAGAATCAGCCACAGGCCATTTAAACCGTTCCCTTGCTTATTTTCTAATGGAAAAGGGGATTTTAAGAGGTCATGTGGAGGATGTGCTTGACGTCTATTTCAGACATTGTGCTGTCAAATTGAACTGTACAGATTTAGCACGTATGGGACTCATACTAGCCTACAACGGCCGTGATCCGGTCACAGGTATACCTCTGATTCCCCGTCGCTATGTACAGATCGCCAAAACATTTATGACAACATGCGGTATGTATGACGCCTCTGGTGAATTCGCCATTCAAGTCGGGCTCCCTGCCAAAAGCGGCGTATCTGGTAGTATAATGACGATGGTACCCGGACGATACGGCATCGGGCTAGTGGGTCCTTCATTGAATCGTATGGGCAACAGTACAGCGGGGGTACACTTGCTGGAGACAATGTCACGGGATTTGGATTGGAGCTTGTTTTAG
- a CDS encoding VOC family protein, with protein sequence MTAHIHDNTKIGQVSLKVSNLERSIQFYTEVVGLQLLRQTADTAELTVDGKHALLILNYIENAVILPRQSVAGLYHFAILLPNRVALGLSLRNLLAHEIEIGQGDHDVSEALYIHDPDNNGIEIYADRPRDQWKRDAHGFYMMGTGPVDAEDLIAISENLPWQGLPQGTVIGHVHFHVSNLRTAQQFYCDVLGFDITCRYGSSALFVSAGGYHHHMGLNIWAGEGAPPAPEQAAGLDYFELIVPDQQELDAITARLTAAGYGLQKRDGALYVADPFRIQIKLVQGQTI encoded by the coding sequence ATGACAGCACATATTCATGACAACACTAAAATCGGGCAGGTTTCATTAAAAGTTAGTAACTTGGAGCGTTCTATTCAATTTTACACTGAGGTCGTTGGTTTACAGCTTCTGCGTCAAACGGCGGATACGGCTGAATTGACTGTCGACGGAAAGCATGCGCTACTGATCCTTAATTATATTGAAAATGCAGTTATTCTGCCGCGCCAGTCCGTAGCCGGATTATATCACTTTGCTATTCTTCTACCGAACCGTGTAGCTCTTGGCCTGTCTTTGCGTAATCTGCTAGCTCATGAGATTGAAATCGGACAGGGAGATCATGATGTAAGTGAAGCACTATACATCCATGATCCCGATAATAACGGGATTGAAATCTATGCGGATCGTCCTCGTGATCAATGGAAAAGAGATGCACATGGATTTTACATGATGGGAACAGGTCCCGTGGATGCAGAAGACCTGATTGCCATTTCTGAAAATTTACCTTGGCAGGGGCTGCCACAGGGAACAGTAATTGGGCACGTTCACTTCCATGTATCTAATCTGCGCACAGCACAGCAATTTTATTGCGATGTGCTTGGCTTTGACATTACGTGCCGATACGGATCTTCAGCCCTGTTCGTTTCCGCGGGTGGCTACCACCACCATATGGGCTTGAATATATGGGCAGGTGAAGGAGCACCACCAGCTCCCGAGCAGGCTGCTGGATTGGATTATTTTGAACTGATTGTTCCAGACCAACAAGAATTGGATGCCATTACTGCTCGTTTGACTGCGGCAGGTTATGGATTACAAAAACGTGATGGGGCCCTGTATGTGGCTGACCCGTTCCGCATTCAAATTAAATTGGTTCAAGGTCAAACCATTTAA
- a CDS encoding DoxX family protein yields the protein MSSASRNVSTIMRVALGILFLVHGIAKFQMGLGNVAGWFSSIGVPGFLGYVVAVIELVGGIALILGLLTRYVSGLLVIVLIGAIFTAKLSGGLMGNGQGAGYELDIAFILVALHLVFAPTTRFSLDSLFSRRGSTEQ from the coding sequence ATGAGTTCGGCAAGCAGAAACGTTTCTACAATTATGCGGGTGGCGCTCGGAATTTTGTTTTTGGTACACGGAATTGCTAAATTCCAAATGGGGTTGGGTAATGTAGCAGGCTGGTTTTCCAGCATTGGCGTCCCAGGATTTTTAGGTTATGTCGTTGCGGTGATTGAGTTGGTCGGCGGGATTGCATTAATTCTTGGATTGCTTACTCGCTATGTATCCGGACTTTTAGTTATTGTATTGATCGGTGCCATTTTCACGGCCAAATTGTCCGGTGGGTTGATGGGGAATGGTCAAGGAGCTGGCTATGAGCTGGATATTGCTTTTATTCTGGTAGCTCTTCATCTCGTATTTGCACCGACAACTCGTTTCTCTCTGGATTCTTTGTTCAGTCGTCGTGGGTCAACAGAACAATAA
- a CDS encoding helix-turn-helix domain-containing protein, whose translation MGIGCNIRAARKRKNLSIQQICERTGLSQGFMSQVENNKTSPSIATLDSIANALNVPLAFLLLKEEERMQVIRKDERRKTLYGKNKLQVDHLGGQGNVKMMLVEMPPGSSTEEEHAHAGDEIHFILEGTVYVEQGEDSATLEAGDSFSWRAAIPHYAKNVGENNARILISVFLEAENDA comes from the coding sequence ATGGGTATAGGATGCAACATTCGTGCCGCTCGTAAACGTAAAAATTTATCCATCCAGCAAATATGCGAACGAACCGGACTATCTCAAGGGTTTATGAGTCAAGTAGAAAATAATAAAACCTCCCCTTCCATCGCTACATTGGACAGCATCGCTAATGCGCTTAATGTACCTCTCGCTTTTCTGCTTCTTAAAGAAGAGGAACGAATGCAAGTGATTCGCAAGGACGAGCGCCGTAAAACGTTGTATGGTAAAAACAAGCTCCAGGTTGATCATTTGGGAGGGCAGGGTAACGTCAAAATGATGCTCGTTGAAATGCCGCCAGGCTCATCTACAGAAGAAGAGCATGCTCATGCAGGAGATGAGATTCATTTTATTTTGGAGGGCACAGTATACGTGGAGCAGGGCGAGGATTCAGCTACGCTGGAAGCAGGAGATTCCTTTAGCTGGAGAGCGGCCATCCCCCACTATGCCAAAAATGTAGGAGAAAACAACGCTCGTATTCTGATCTCCGTATTCCTCGAAGCAGAAAATGATGCCTAA